ATTGCCCAGTTCAATGGTATCCAGGCCATATTCATTACAGAGGTCGATCAGATAAGCTACCGCTTCTTTGTTTGACGTGCCGCAATTAGGTCCCAAAGCCCAAGCAGATTCGTATTCAAAGCTTTCCACTCTTGTTTTATATGGCCCTTCTTTGACTTCCACTTCGATCTTACAGGCCACAGGACAGGCATGACAGGTGGGATCACTGACTAAGAGCTCATTGCGAACCGTCTCCCCGCTGATCTCATCGGCTGTTTCAAAATAGGTTTCCTTTGAGTTCTTAGCAGGAAGTGCCCCTACTTCATTAATAATATTCATTAATACGTTCGTTCCATAAACGGACAATCCGCCCTTTTTGGGGGCTGTTAAGGCGCCCTCCATAATGGCTGCCAGCCCTGCTTTGACCGCTTGGGAATATTCATCAGGCCGTGCTGGTTCGGGCATATTACCTTTTTGAGCTGCTTTGATGACGATCGCTTTGAGGTTTTTGGAGCCGGCGACTGCTCCTGTGCCTCCCCGTCCGGCAGACCGGTCATCTTCATTAATAAAATTGGCAAACAGCACCTGGTTTTCTCCAGCCTGACCGATGGCCATCACCGAGACATCTTTGCCATATTGATCACGCATATATTGGACTGTCGCCCGTGTGCCCTGTCCCCACAAATGGGAAGCATCTCTCAATTCCGCTTGGCCATTTTCCACATACAGATAAACAGGCTTGTCACTCTTTCCTGTGAAAATGAGGTTATCAAACCCAGCCCATTTTAACCTGGCCGCCGTCCATCCCCCCATATGTGAGTCTGTCACTGTCCCTGTCAAGGGTGAGCGGGTCACAACACATAAACGTCCGCTCATATTGATTCTGGTTCCGGTCAAAGGCCCTGTCATCACACATAACATGTTATCCGGTGAGAGCGGGTCTACTTTGTAAATCTGGTGGTCAAAAAGATATTTTACCCCCAGCCCCCGGGCTCCCACGTACTTCAGCAGATCTTCTTCCTTAGGCTTCCGGTACTCCACAGTACCTGCAGTCAAATCGACCCACGCTTCCTTATGGCGGTAACCTCCTAATGTCACTTTTAATCAACCTCCTTTTTAAAGTGTGCTGAACAGAGCCACAAGCCCCTGTTCATCATTGATATTCGACATGCAAACGCTTAAATCCTGTCAATTGCCAAAATTTTTTCTTCGATATTGGAAGACATTCGGTGATATGATATGCTCATATTACAGCTTACGTCACTAAGTCGGTCATTAGACCTTGCGGAGTGGATTCAGGTGTACACAGTCAAGAGTCGCCTAAAGGAACAAGCGTCGTTAAAGAACAAAAAAGCAGCTATTATCGGGGTCGGTGCCCTGGGGTCGGTAACAGCCCAGCATCTGCTCAGACTGGGCATTGGTGAGCTGCGCCTTATTGACCGCGACATTGTGGAATTGACTAATCTCGGGCGGCAAGTGTTGTATACTGAAGCCGATGCCCACAGCCGCTTACCCAAAGCGATTGCCGCTCAAAAAAGGCTGCAAGCCATCAATTCCTCCGTCCGGATCTCTGCCCATGTGCAGGATGCCAATCCTGCTACCATTGAAGAGCTGGTTAAAGGCTGTGATCTGATCTTGGACGGCACCGATAATATGCGCACCCGCTTTTTGATCAACGATGTCAGTGTGAAGTTAAACATTCCTTGGATATATGGAGGCGCTGTGGCCTCCAGAGGAGTGGTCGCCTGCTTCCTCCCAGGGCGCACTCCCTGTTTGCGCTGCATGTTTCATGAACCTGATGAACTGCATGGTCAAACCTGTGATACCATTGGGGTATTGGGTCCCCTTGTACATATCGTTGGTTCGTATCAAGTCCTTTTAGCTTACCACCTGTTAACCGGAAATGAAGAAGCTTGTCTGTCATCATTGAAACATATTGATCTGTGGCACCATGATGTAGATGAATTGCCCCGTGTGTTTCATCCGTCCTGTCCGTGTTGCCAAAAAGGGAAGTATCACTTTCTTGACGAAAACATACAAGAGTCGCTTATCGTCCAGCTATGTGGTCGCAACAGCATCCAAATCACACCGCAACAACCTGTCCACCTCTCCTTTGATGTGTGGATGAAGCGCTGGAAACAGTTGGGGGAGGCTAAACAAACAGCTTATTATGTACAGCTTTATTATGACGGGTACCGTATTGTCGTTTTTCGTGATGGGCGTCTATTGCTGGAGGGCGTCAATAACCCAGAGCAGGCCAAACAATTGTATGCCAAGTTGATTGGTGCCTAATCATTTAAAGAGCCCCAGTTTTCAACTGAGGCTCTTTATCCATATTTATAAAGTTTAGCGGTAAAAATGAATCGTTATTGGTATTGACCGCTCATCTGTTGCTGAGCCATACGAACGAGGCGTTTGGTAATTTCACCACCGACAGAACCGTTGGCACGAGAAGTGGTCTCAGCACCCAATTGTACGCCAAACTCCTGAGCAATTTCGTATTTCATTTGATCAAGGGCTTGCTGCACACCAGGTACGAGAAGCTGGTTGTTGTTATTGCTTCTGTTTTGAGCCATGTGATATTCCTCCTTTTAAGATAGTAAGATAGTGATGGGATTTTTACTTTGTGTCGTGAGCAACAATTTTATACGGGCATAACGCCGGTAATTAATTCCGTTTAATATAAAAAAACCGCATATTAAACGTCAAATGATGATAACAACCCACCGTTCAACGTTTAACATACGGTCCGACAACATCACATATGTATGGAGGCGGCACCCGGATTCGAACCGGGGATAAAGGTTTTGCAGACCTCTGCCTTACCACTTGGCTATGCCGCCTTGATCATAATGGCTGGGCTGGCTGGATTCGAACCAGCGCATCACGGGGCCAAAACCCGTTGCCTTACCACTTGGCTACAGCCCAGTATTGAAAAATATGGGGCGACTGATGGGATTCGAACCCACGAATGCCGGAGCCACAATCCGGTGCGTTAACCACTTCGCCACAGCCGCCACATTATCAGCTTTGAAGATGGTGGAGGGGGACGGATTCGAACCGCCGAACCCAGAGGGAGCAGATTTACAGTCTGCCGCGTTTGGCCACTTCGCTACCCCTCCATAGTTTAGCTTCTCCGTTTAGACGCTAAAAAAGAGCAACACAGTGCGTGCCTCTCTTTAGGTACAAATGTAAATATTTAATTGTTCATTGTAGACGCAGATGCGCTCATTTAGTGGTTGCGGGGGCAGGATTTGAACCTGCGACCTTCGGGTTATGAGCCCGACGAGCTACCAGACTGCTCCACCCCGCGTCAAATAATGTTGTTCGCATTTAAATAGTATACAACGAATTAATCGAAATGTCAAGATAGCAAACAAGTATACAATAAGTGGCGGAGAAGGAGGGATTTGAACCCTCGCGTGCCTGACGGCACCTACTCCCTTAGCAGGGGAGCCCCTTCAGCCACTTGGGTACTTCTCCGCATAAACAAACTTCGACCGATGCACTACTTAATATAACATCTTCCCTAGTGTTTATCAACCCCTGAGTGGATGTCTAAATTTTGTCTAAACATACAAAAGCATAAAGGTCAAATCAAACCCTTACCCAAAGTAGCTAAGGTCTTTTGTCTTTGTCCTGAACGTCTAAAATGGGGGGTCTTGTCTTTTTTAACGGTACAGGGGTACGTACTAACACTTCATACATTCCCTGCAAATTAAAAGGAATCAGCGGCCATAAATAAGGAACATTTAAAGTTTTGGTGGAGGCCAGCAAGATGACCCAGAAACCGACAGCTAAAATAAAGCCATACAAGCCAAAAATAGCTCCAGCCATTAAAAAGATAATGCGAAAGATTCGATTGGCCAAACTTAATTCATAACTGGGCGTGGCATAAGTGCCCATCACAGCAATGGCCAAGTATAAAATCACCTCATTGGTAAATAATCCTACTTTGACGGCCACTTCTCCAATTAAAATGGCAGCCACTAACCCCAAAGCAGTGGCTAACGCACTAGGGGTGTGAATGGCAGCCATCCGTAATATTTCTGTCCCAATTTCAGCTAAGAAGAACTGCCAGAATAAGGAAATCGGACCAACATCATCAACCCCGATAAACTCCCAACGCTCCGGCAGCAAGCGGGGATTGGCAGCCAGAATGTACCACAGGGGCAGCACAAACAAGGAGGCAAACATGGCACTAAAACGGATCCAGCGCAAAAAAGCACCGACCACAGGCTTTTGACGGTATTCTTCAGCATGCTGAAGATGATGCCAAAATGTACTTGGACAAATTAAAACACTAGGTGAACCATCCACAATAATCAAAACATGCCCTTCCAACAAATGAACGGCCGAGGTATCCGCCCGTTCCGTAAAGCGGACCAGAGGATAAGGATTCATGTTGCGGCCGAAGATAAACTCTTCAATTGTTTTTTCAGCCATACTTAATCCGTCAATATCAATTTCATCCAATTTTTGATCAATCAGCTTGACCAGGTCAGGATCGGCAATACTGTCCATATAAGCCAGTACCACATCAGTTTTGGACCGTTTGCCTACCTGCTTATACCTCATCACCAACGAGCGGTCACGTATCCGGCGCCGGATGAGCGCTGTATTAAACACTAAGGTTTCCACAAAGCCGTCCCGCGGCCCCCGAACCACCCGTTCAATATCAGGCTCTTCCGGCGAACGACTGGGATACTCCCTAATATCAATTAAAATGACTTCTTTTGCACCTTCAACGATCAAAGCAGCCTGCCCCGACAAGACCTGGGTAATCACTTCTTCCAAATCTTCCGTGGTTTCAATTTCAATATAAGGGATTAGGCTGCGTGTCAAGGCTTCAATGGGATTAGTACGCAAATCCCGTGGTGCAAAGGCATTTATATGGCGCATGATATTAACCATGACATCATCCTTAGCAAAACCGTCCACAAAAAAAAGGCCAAACTTTAAGCCTGCATATTCAAGTTTATGATGGATCACATCGAAGCTTTTTTCAATGCGAAGCTCCTGTTGCAAGTAGGTAATATTATCTTCAAATGTTTCTGAAACAGGAACCTGCTGAGCCGGGGCCATATTTCACTCTCCTTCCTCCTTTTTTAATTAGTATGGAGGAAAGTGAAACATTGTATGTAAAATAAATAAACCATCCTTGTCCCGGTCCCATCATCAATATTCCCAGAACAAGAATGGCTGCCTTTTAAATTGTACTTTGGATGGTGCCTGAGCACATTAATATTTTTTAAGGAGCCATTTAAGCGGCAGGATTGAAACAAGAATAATCAGCAATGCCGCTGGTGCAGCCAAATGGTAAATCGCTTCTCTTGCTTCTACCCACACCCGCACAGCCAATGTATCAAACCCAGGCGGACGCAAGAGCAAGGTGGCTGGAAGTTCTTTAATAGAACTGACGAAAACTAGAGCCCCGCCCGCTAAAATACCGGGCATCACTAACGGCAGGATCACTGTAAATAACACTTTCCATGGTGTTTGTCCTAAGCTGCGGGCCGCTTCATCCACCCGGGGTGATACAAGACTTAGCGAAGCTTCACCCGACTGCAGAGCCTGGGGCAGAAAGCGGATAAAATAGGCAATCACCACCAGGAAGAAAGTATTGTACAGCCAGGTGATATATTGGTTAAAAATGAAGACGATCCCCAAAGCGACAATCACCCCTGGAAGGGCATACCCTGCATAAGCCAGCTTATCAATGACTTTACTTATGACAGAGGGATAGCGTGACTTTAGGTAGATAACAGGTAAGGCAAACAGCATGGAGATCAAGGCCGCCAAGCCAGCCACTTTGACACTGTTAAAGACATAACCCCAGAAACGGGTATCCAAAGCACCCATGCGTATGCCAATGTTGGACCAATAAATGAGAACGATCAAGGGCAACGCCACAGAAAGAAAAAAGACGAGTGCAACATACAGCAAAGCAGGAATTGTCCAGCGTCCCAAGGGGAGCAACTCCGGTTCCCGGTAAGAGTTGCTCGTTTGATAATATTTCTGCTTTGATCTGGTTTTGGACTCAACCCATAAAATAATCAAGGTTAAGACGATTAAGACCAGACTAAGCACACTGGCCGAAATACGGTCATAACTGCCCATCTGATAATAAATAGCGGATGTAAAGGTGTTGTAACGCAACATGGCAATAGCCCCGAAGTCAGATAAAACATATAACGATACCAAAATTGCCCCAGCCCCGATGGCTGGACGCAAAAAAGGCAAGTTCACTTTCCAGAAAATTTGGCGGGTGGTTAACCCTTGGGAGCGGGCCATATCTTCAAAGTTCCGGTTCATTTTCCTCAGGGCTGCACTG
This Caldalkalibacillus uzonensis DNA region includes the following protein-coding sequences:
- a CDS encoding aldehyde ferredoxin oxidoreductase family protein — translated: MTLGGYRHKEAWVDLTAGTVEYRKPKEEDLLKYVGARGLGVKYLFDHQIYKVDPLSPDNMLCVMTGPLTGTRINMSGRLCVVTRSPLTGTVTDSHMGGWTAARLKWAGFDNLIFTGKSDKPVYLYVENGQAELRDASHLWGQGTRATVQYMRDQYGKDVSVMAIGQAGENQVLFANFINEDDRSAGRGGTGAVAGSKNLKAIVIKAAQKGNMPEPARPDEYSQAVKAGLAAIMEGALTAPKKGGLSVYGTNVLMNIINEVGALPAKNSKETYFETADEISGETVRNELLVSDPTCHACPVACKIEVEVKEGPYKTRVESFEYESAWALGPNCGTSNKEAVAYLIDLCNEYGLDTIELGNTLSTAMEAYEKGLHQEPILWGDVDTMIALTEKLARREGFGDVLANGTARAAKHFGDPDIAMVVKNQAIPAYDPRGIQGIGLGYATSNRGACHLRGYTVASEIAGIPEPTDRLKPEGKGELLKIFQDLHAFSDSLDLCKFSAFSENADLYAQQYTAVVGIDLNGEDIMRIGERVYNLERYFNNLAGFGYEDDFLPKRFLQEPAGGGSKGAVSHLDVMLNEYYQVRGWEKGVVTKEKLQELGINEAVGA
- a CDS encoding ThiF family adenylyltransferase produces the protein MYTVKSRLKEQASLKNKKAAIIGVGALGSVTAQHLLRLGIGELRLIDRDIVELTNLGRQVLYTEADAHSRLPKAIAAQKRLQAINSSVRISAHVQDANPATIEELVKGCDLILDGTDNMRTRFLINDVSVKLNIPWIYGGAVASRGVVACFLPGRTPCLRCMFHEPDELHGQTCDTIGVLGPLVHIVGSYQVLLAYHLLTGNEEACLSSLKHIDLWHHDVDELPRVFHPSCPCCQKGKYHFLDENIQESLIVQLCGRNSIQITPQQPVHLSFDVWMKRWKQLGEAKQTAYYVQLYYDGYRIVVFRDGRLLLEGVNNPEQAKQLYAKLIGA
- a CDS encoding alpha/beta-type small acid-soluble spore protein, which encodes MAQNRSNNNNQLLVPGVQQALDQMKYEIAQEFGVQLGAETTSRANGSVGGEITKRLVRMAQQQMSGQYQ
- a CDS encoding ABC transporter permease: MKLDRQQGFRDKQLNKQEHEVRVQSSRTLFHLVRFYWRRVWNGNPPDFYLLGLGLITAFVMGVPIFYVIWRSLFAGTDRWMRLLDSRIPELLQNTLLLTVAVTTATLIIGVSLAWLVNRCQLPGRRTWQWLLALPLVIPPYVGAMTYVIILGPRGWLYRWWTEQPWLAHIEFPLNIYSFWGVFFALTMFTYPYVFLIASAALRKMNRNFEDMARSQGLTTRQIFWKVNLPFLRPAIGAGAILVSLYVLSDFGAIAMLRYNTFTSAIYYQMGSYDRISASVLSLVLIVLTLIILWVESKTRSKQKYYQTSNSYREPELLPLGRWTIPALLYVALVFFLSVALPLIVLIYWSNIGIRMGALDTRFWGYVFNSVKVAGLAALISMLFALPVIYLKSRYPSVISKVIDKLAYAGYALPGVIVALGIVFIFNQYITWLYNTFFLVVIAYFIRFLPQALQSGEASLSLVSPRVDEAARSLGQTPWKVLFTVILPLVMPGILAGGALVFVSSIKELPATLLLRPPGFDTLAVRVWVEAREAIYHLAAPAALLIILVSILPLKWLLKKY
- a CDS encoding spore germination protein; amino-acid sequence: MAPAQQVPVSETFEDNITYLQQELRIEKSFDVIHHKLEYAGLKFGLFFVDGFAKDDVMVNIMRHINAFAPRDLRTNPIEALTRSLIPYIEIETTEDLEEVITQVLSGQAALIVEGAKEVILIDIREYPSRSPEEPDIERVVRGPRDGFVETLVFNTALIRRRIRDRSLVMRYKQVGKRSKTDVVLAYMDSIADPDLVKLIDQKLDEIDIDGLSMAEKTIEEFIFGRNMNPYPLVRFTERADTSAVHLLEGHVLIIVDGSPSVLICPSTFWHHLQHAEEYRQKPVVGAFLRWIRFSAMFASLFVLPLWYILAANPRLLPERWEFIGVDDVGPISLFWQFFLAEIGTEILRMAAIHTPSALATALGLVAAILIGEVAVKVGLFTNEVILYLAIAVMGTYATPSYELSLANRIFRIIFLMAGAIFGLYGFILAVGFWVILLASTKTLNVPYLWPLIPFNLQGMYEVLVRTPVPLKKTRPPILDVQDKDKRP